One Falsarthrobacter nasiphocae DNA segment encodes these proteins:
- a CDS encoding uridine kinase family protein, which produces MPFPVVLIGGASGSGKSYVARTHGRPHVELDNFYRDQAEHTPEHPLPVTPYGEIDWDHPGTWNEAAACASLARLAREGVTECPVYSISHSAATGTQTITCTRGPIAAEGLFASELLAPLRREGVDVEAYYIVEPAAWTALARFVRDVRESRKPLPFLLKRGWSLYKADGALRDRYAAAGFTLVAKSRLKRRLASM; this is translated from the coding sequence ATGCCATTTCCTGTCGTGTTGATCGGCGGAGCCTCGGGTTCCGGTAAGTCCTACGTGGCCCGCACCCACGGACGCCCCCACGTCGAACTCGACAACTTCTACCGTGACCAGGCCGAGCACACGCCCGAGCACCCGCTCCCCGTGACGCCCTACGGGGAGATCGACTGGGACCACCCGGGAACCTGGAACGAGGCCGCCGCGTGCGCGTCCCTGGCCCGCCTGGCGCGGGAGGGCGTCACCGAGTGCCCCGTGTACTCCATCTCCCACTCCGCCGCGACCGGCACCCAGACCATCACCTGCACGCGGGGACCCATCGCGGCCGAGGGGCTCTTCGCGTCCGAGCTCCTCGCGCCCCTCCGCCGCGAGGGCGTGGACGTCGAGGCGTACTACATCGTCGAGCCGGCCGCCTGGACCGCGCTTGCGCGCTTCGTCCGGGACGTCCGCGAGTCCCGCAAGCCTCTTCCCTTCCTCCTCAAGCGCGGCTGGAGCCTCTACAAGGCCGACGGCGCGCTGCGCGACCGCTACGCCGCCGCGGGGTTCACCCTCGTGGCCAAGTCCCGCCTCAAGCGCCGACTCGCCTCAATGTGA
- a CDS encoding lipoate--protein ligase family protein: MPSPELRVILPHESLGAAEDLEGGLRLLSEVRDGSLGAHLRLYRPVPTLAFGQRDVRLPGFQRATTAAGAHGFTPVVRKAGGRAAAYHRGTLVVDHVEREAEAMLGHQARFIRFGDLFVRALGRLGVEAAVGEIPGEYCAGEHSVHGRTPDGTLIKLAGTAQRVVQGAWFFSSVVVVENSAPLRAVLADVYPALGVEMEPSTVGAAEDTGVAGVTVEAFTEALLAEYGQEYRLTGEAPA, from the coding sequence ATGCCCTCGCCCGAACTTCGTGTCATCCTGCCTCATGAGTCCCTCGGCGCCGCGGAGGACCTCGAGGGCGGGCTGCGCCTCCTCTCGGAGGTGCGTGACGGCTCCCTCGGCGCCCATCTGCGCCTCTACCGCCCCGTCCCCACCCTGGCCTTCGGGCAGCGGGACGTGCGCCTGCCGGGGTTTCAGCGGGCGACGACGGCGGCTGGCGCCCACGGGTTCACCCCCGTTGTGCGGAAGGCAGGCGGGCGGGCGGCGGCCTACCACCGCGGCACCCTCGTCGTCGACCATGTGGAGCGCGAGGCCGAGGCGATGCTGGGACACCAGGCCCGCTTCATCAGGTTCGGTGACCTCTTTGTCCGTGCGCTGGGACGTCTGGGCGTGGAGGCGGCCGTGGGGGAGATCCCCGGCGAATACTGCGCGGGGGAGCACTCCGTCCACGGCCGGACGCCGGACGGCACCCTCATCAAGCTCGCGGGCACGGCGCAGCGCGTGGTCCAGGGGGCGTGGTTCTTCTCCTCGGTGGTCGTCGTGGAGAATTCCGCGCCGCTGCGGGCCGTCCTCGCCGACGTCTACCCGGCGCTCGGCGTGGAGATGGAGCCGTCAACCGTCGGCGCCGCCGAGGACACGGGCGTGGCCGGCGTGACCGTCGAGGCCTTCACCGAGGCGCTCCTCGCCGAGTACGGGCAGGAGTACCGGCTCACGGGGGAGGCCCCGGCCTGA
- a CDS encoding MBL fold metallo-hydrolase, whose protein sequence is MATETLWTGENGVRLERLVTSGPYVIDGERIELENNVYLIGDSETVLVVDASHDANAIAEATAGRTVPAIVLTHGHLDHINAAPETSDLVDALALLHSEDAMLWEQAHGQRTGPHRTPGGTLKNGEEFVIAGLRLQVLHTPGHTPGSVSIYAPEAGWVLTGDTLFPGGPGATGRPFSSFPQIIESIESTLFELPEDTAVYPGHGDSTTIGAEKPSLQEWKDRGH, encoded by the coding sequence ATGGCAACGGAAACACTCTGGACTGGCGAGAACGGCGTTCGCCTCGAGCGTCTCGTCACGAGCGGCCCCTACGTCATTGACGGCGAGCGGATCGAGCTCGAGAACAACGTCTACCTCATCGGGGACTCGGAGACGGTCCTCGTCGTGGACGCGTCGCATGACGCCAACGCCATCGCCGAGGCCACGGCCGGGCGCACGGTCCCGGCCATCGTCCTGACGCATGGGCACCTGGACCACATCAACGCGGCGCCCGAGACGAGCGACCTCGTGGACGCGCTCGCCCTCCTGCACTCCGAGGACGCCATGCTCTGGGAGCAGGCCCACGGCCAGCGCACGGGCCCGCACCGCACGCCGGGCGGCACGCTCAAGAACGGCGAGGAGTTCGTCATTGCGGGCCTTCGCCTGCAGGTGCTCCACACGCCCGGCCACACGCCGGGCTCTGTCTCCATCTACGCGCCGGAGGCTGGCTGGGTTCTCACGGGTGACACGCTCTTCCCGGGCGGCCCGGGAGCCACCGGCCGCCCGTTCTCGAGCTTCCCGCAGATCATCGAGTCCATAGAGTCCACGCTCTTCGAGCTCCCCGAGGACACCGCCGTGTACCCGGGGCACGGGGACAGCACGACGATCGGCGCCGAGAAGCCGAGCCTTCAGGAGTGGAAGGACAGGGGGCACTAG
- a CDS encoding thioesterase family protein — protein sequence MKDAMYRRTGEGRFASTIHAQGAWNPHEQHMGPASGLLAHEIERFSRAEGLRIARLSYDILGLMAGGDVSVTVEMERPGRTIQLVRAEMTGPDGRPCLRARAWLLATTDTEEIAGLEEETMPHREECDPLDGSAIWGGGYIAQLEGFRHKDSRPGRGWSWVSSTHPLVEGEDAAFGEFVRDLDAANGMAVRVSPGDSGWAYPNVDLQLHLIRAPRGPWKGLDTRVSFGADGVGLTSSVVSDSDGVVGRMEQTLTLRRVGA from the coding sequence ATGAAGGACGCAATGTACCGGCGGACAGGGGAGGGCCGCTTCGCGAGCACAATCCACGCCCAGGGCGCCTGGAACCCGCACGAGCAGCACATGGGGCCCGCCTCCGGCCTCCTCGCCCACGAGATTGAGCGGTTCTCCCGGGCAGAGGGACTGCGGATCGCGCGGCTGAGCTACGACATCCTGGGGCTCATGGCCGGCGGGGACGTCTCTGTCACGGTCGAGATGGAGCGGCCCGGACGGACGATCCAGCTCGTTCGTGCCGAGATGACGGGCCCGGACGGCCGTCCGTGCCTGCGGGCCCGCGCATGGCTCCTGGCCACGACCGACACCGAGGAGATCGCGGGCCTCGAGGAGGAGACCATGCCGCACCGCGAGGAGTGCGACCCGCTCGACGGCTCCGCGATCTGGGGCGGCGGGTACATCGCCCAGCTCGAGGGGTTCCGGCACAAGGACAGCCGGCCGGGCCGCGGGTGGTCATGGGTGTCTTCGACACACCCCCTGGTCGAGGGGGAGGACGCGGCGTTCGGAGAGTTTGTGCGGGACCTGGACGCCGCGAACGGCATGGCGGTGCGCGTGAGCCCCGGGGACTCCGGCTGGGCCTACCCCAACGTGGACCTTCAGCTGCACCTGATTCGTGCCCCGCGCGGCCCGTGGAAGGGCCTGGACACCCGGGTGAGCTTCGGAGCGGACGGGGTCGGGCTGACGAGCTCGGTCGTCAGCGACTCGGACGGCGTCGTGGGACGAATGGAGCAGACCCTCACATTGAGGCGAGTCGGCGCTTGA
- a CDS encoding mycoredoxin, with product MSHVEDFTPAPGSVTMFTTSWCSYCKNLKRQMDKSGISYTEVNIEDTPGTAELVESINNGNQTVPTLLFPDGSSATNPSIAVVREKVA from the coding sequence ATGAGCCACGTCGAAGACTTCACACCAGCCCCCGGTTCCGTCACGATGTTCACCACGAGCTGGTGCTCGTACTGCAAGAACCTGAAGCGCCAGATGGACAAGTCCGGCATCTCGTACACCGAGGTCAACATCGAGGACACGCCCGGCACCGCCGAGCTCGTCGAGTCCATCAACAACGGCAACCAGACCGTGCCCACGCTGCTCTTCCCGGACGGCTCGTCCGCGACGAACCCGAGCATCGCCGTCGTCCGCGAGAAAGTGGCCTGA
- a CDS encoding MFS transporter, whose protein sequence is MSTAPPINPFTSPSYRRWFAGETLLALGGAMAFGSTLLAIDLLGSVEQAGQVGGLLAGVTLVGTLLGGALGDSYPRRTLIRRAVLVSAAGGIVLTAIATWAGLGGDAAPWWLAAGFVGASAVIALTNALADPPLDGALKSLITPEQFPRALSAATARTSVISIAGSPAAGALYGVHPALPPVLSLVCDVAFLGVLGRIRGNLGPRSEQGQTAAEPRSPRLAAAMRGFPMGLAFLRSRPALSRVLWCAPLINIMVFTAGSWVIFRLSEDGVDAFGIGLASAGFAVGGILGSAAAPFVTDRVPAGVLAIGGLGLMSALFAALFVLPHTPAVMFAVTALCMIPSPALNGALFGHVFAETPDSLQSRVQATFMVVADLARVPAPILAGFAAGRGLDAPLGLAVCGIGVTGVTLLATSKHVREIGRRGAAAD, encoded by the coding sequence GTGAGTACTGCCCCGCCCATCAACCCGTTCACGTCACCGTCCTACCGACGCTGGTTCGCGGGTGAAACCCTTCTGGCGCTCGGCGGGGCCATGGCGTTTGGGTCGACCCTTCTGGCTATCGACCTCCTCGGCAGCGTCGAACAGGCCGGGCAGGTGGGCGGGCTCCTCGCCGGAGTCACGCTCGTGGGCACGCTCCTGGGCGGGGCGCTCGGCGACAGCTACCCGCGGCGGACGCTCATCCGACGGGCCGTGCTCGTGAGCGCGGCCGGCGGAATCGTCCTCACAGCCATAGCCACTTGGGCGGGCCTAGGCGGAGACGCCGCCCCCTGGTGGCTCGCGGCCGGGTTCGTCGGGGCGTCCGCCGTCATCGCGCTCACCAACGCCCTCGCAGACCCGCCCCTGGACGGCGCGCTCAAGTCCCTCATCACGCCGGAGCAGTTCCCACGGGCCCTCAGCGCGGCGACCGCGCGCACCTCCGTGATCAGCATCGCGGGATCGCCCGCAGCGGGAGCTCTCTACGGCGTTCATCCGGCGCTGCCACCCGTCCTCAGCCTCGTCTGCGACGTTGCCTTCCTCGGCGTGCTCGGGCGCATCAGGGGAAATCTGGGGCCGCGCTCCGAGCAGGGTCAGACCGCCGCCGAACCCCGCAGTCCGCGGCTGGCGGCCGCCATGCGTGGTTTCCCCATGGGCCTCGCATTCCTTCGGTCGCGGCCTGCCCTGAGCCGGGTGCTCTGGTGCGCGCCACTCATCAACATCATGGTCTTCACCGCCGGATCGTGGGTCATTTTCCGCCTCAGCGAGGACGGCGTTGACGCGTTCGGGATCGGGCTCGCAAGCGCCGGGTTCGCGGTCGGAGGCATCCTCGGCAGCGCCGCGGCTCCGTTCGTGACGGACAGGGTCCCAGCCGGGGTGCTGGCCATCGGCGGCCTGGGCCTGATGTCGGCGCTTTTCGCGGCTCTTTTCGTCCTTCCGCACACGCCGGCGGTGATGTTCGCCGTGACGGCCCTGTGCATGATCCCGTCCCCCGCGCTCAACGGCGCGCTCTTCGGCCACGTCTTCGCTGAGACGCCGGACTCTCTCCAGAGCCGCGTCCAGGCCACGTTCATGGTCGTCGCGGACCTCGCTCGCGTACCGGCCCCGATCCTCGCCGGGTTTGCGGCCGGGCGAGGCCTGGACGCGCCGCTCGGCCTGGCCGTGTGCGGGATTGGCGTGACGGGCGTGACGCTGCTGGCCACGTCGAAGCACGTCCGGGAAATCGGCCGCCGCGGCGCTGCAGCGGACTAA
- a CDS encoding SOS response-associated peptidase: MCGRYVVARSTGDLMAEFDLQAGGDVDVRESYNVAPTTPVPIVVRRPGEDGEGPGPRELAVARWGLVPPWAKDLNFSSRAFNARSETVREKPTFRSAVKRKRCLVLASGYYEWLAPETPSGKKRPFFIHPEDGSTIAFAGLYEWWRDPAGGEESPWVLSCTILTMASPDQDEPGVLGELGRLHDRLPVPLDPAFFDEWLDPENDDAELLVDTATAAAFDVASGWTMHEVGPAVGNVRNNGPELTEPVGEQGSLFSA, from the coding sequence ATGTGCGGGCGCTACGTCGTCGCGAGGTCCACGGGGGACCTCATGGCCGAGTTCGACCTTCAGGCCGGCGGGGACGTCGACGTCCGCGAGTCCTACAACGTCGCGCCCACGACGCCGGTGCCCATCGTCGTCCGCCGCCCCGGCGAGGACGGCGAGGGGCCGGGGCCGCGGGAGCTCGCCGTGGCCCGGTGGGGTCTCGTTCCGCCGTGGGCCAAGGACCTGAACTTCTCCTCGCGGGCCTTCAATGCCCGGAGCGAGACAGTGCGGGAGAAGCCGACGTTCCGCAGTGCCGTCAAGCGCAAGCGCTGCCTCGTCCTCGCGAGCGGGTACTACGAGTGGCTGGCCCCCGAGACCCCGTCCGGGAAGAAGCGGCCCTTCTTCATCCACCCGGAGGACGGCTCCACCATCGCCTTCGCGGGCCTCTATGAGTGGTGGAGGGACCCGGCCGGCGGTGAGGAGAGCCCATGGGTCCTCTCGTGCACCATCCTGACGATGGCCTCGCCGGACCAGGACGAGCCGGGTGTTCTGGGCGAGCTGGGCCGCCTCCACGACCGCCTGCCGGTGCCCCTCGACCCGGCCTTCTTCGACGAGTGGCTGGATCCGGAGAACGACGACGCCGAGCTCCTCGTCGACACGGCCACCGCGGCCGCCTTCGACGTGGCCTCGGGGTGGACCATGCACGAGGTGGGCCCGGCCGTGGGCAACGTGCGCAACAATGGGCCGGAGCTGACCGAGCCCGTGGGGGAGCAGGGCAGCCTCTTCTCCGCCTGA